In Geotalea uraniireducens, the genomic window GCGGGGGGTGACGCCGACCTCGCAGCTGTGGCGGGCCGATGCGGATGAATGGTGGAAACGGCTCCGCTCGGCGGCCGGCGAAGGAGGAGATGCCTTTGAACTGCTGGTTCGGCTGGCCGATTTGCGCTTTATGGCCGGCGATCCTGCCCTGGCGGAGCAGATGGTCGCCCGGGTCCGGACAATTCTCGCCGACCATCAGGCCGAATTCTTTGCCATGGCGCGCCGGACGGCGATGATGCCGGGAGGATTCGATTTTTTCGGCAGGCTGAAAGTGGGGCGGGTGGGTGAGCAGCGGGGACTGTTCAATTTGAGTGCGGCTGGTCTCGAACCGTTGGTCGCCAACGTTCGACTACTGGCCGTGCACCATGGCGTGTCGGCAACCGGTACGATGGCCCGCATCCAGGAACTGCTGCAGAGGGGAAAGATTGACGTCGAACTGGCCGGCCGGCTCCTCGAAACTTGTCACCTGTTCGGACGCTCTGTGGGCAACTGGCAGGCCGGGGGCTGCGGCGGGCGGGGAGGGGATGTGCTCGTCAATCCCGAAGAGCTGTCGACCGTCGACGAACGCGATTTGAAGAGCGCCGTCGAGGCGGTGGGAAATCTGCAGAAAATCATCTATAGCAGCATTGCCAGCCAGGGGTGATGCCGATGCAGATTTCCCTCTCCACCGGCACGCTCTTCGTTTTCCCTCTCGGCAAAGTGATGAGTATCGCCAGGGAAGCCGGGTATGACGGCGTTGAGCTGATCATCAACCAGGATTTTCAGAAAGTCAGCAGTCGGAAACTGGTGCGGGAGTTGGCGGAAATTTTGCCGATCCTCTCGATCCATGCTCCGTTCATGCCGCTGGACGGTTGGGGGAGTCCCATCGATTCTCTCAAGCGGTCTGTGGAACTGGCGGCCGAATGTGGCGTGCCGCTGGTCAATTTCCACCCTCCTTCCTGGCTGGGTGGCGAAATTGGCTTCTGGCGCTGGATGTACAAGGTAATGGACTTTCAGGAGGAGATCGCCCAGAACACGGTCATCGTGACCCTGGAGAACATGCCGTGGGTGGGAACGCGCTTCCGGGTCAATCCTCATATCCTTTCCAGTACGGAAAAGATGATCGATTTCATCCAGGAGCGAAACCTGTTCATGACCTTTGACTGCACCCATATGGGTTCGGGCAAGGCTAATTTTATCAATGACTTCTATCTGTTCTACAATACCGGACGAATCAGGAACGTCCACTTTTCCGACTACGGCCACGGCCGGGAACATCTGCTCCCGGGGCATGGCATTCTGCCGCTTACCCGCTTTCTCAACCATCTGCGCAATACCGGCTACGCCGCTACCCTGACGGTCGAATTGTCGCCGGAAGAGTTCCCCCGGGACGAACGGATCATCGTCGACAGCCTCAGGGAAATTCTCCAGTATCTCCGCGCGGAAACCGGCGCAGCTACCCCCTGATAATATAGACCGAACAGGGCGCGTTTTTGGCGATCTTGTGCGAAACGCTGCCGAGCAGCTGCCGTTTGAGAAAACCTTTGCCGGTACTGCCGATGACGATAACGTCGATGTCCTCTTTGGCCGCGAAATTGATGAGTTCTTCGGCGGGGTCACCGTAGACGACCTTGATCTCCAGCGGAATCTCGGCCTCCTTGGCATCCTTCTCGATAACATAGAAGATTCGCTCCCGGAGTTCGTCCCATTGTGCCGTTTCGGTGATCGGCGGCGCCGGGACGAAGTCGGTGAAGGTACTCCGCGGGGCGTTGGGCAGTACCAGCATGGCGTAGATCTTGCTTCTAAACTGACTCGGGTTGCCGGCGGCAAGTCGCACCGCTTCTTCGGCAGCCTTGTCCGAAAGGGGGGAGCCGTCTATCGCCACGAGTATTTTCTTCCGCAGGTGGAGCATGGTTTCCTCCCAGGAATAAAACAACCGGAAATTGTCATTGCCGGCTCATTGATGCGGTCGGTTGCCCTTCACAGAACAGATGTGCGTCAAGAACTTTTGCATTTCTCTCGTCCGGGCTATGGTAGCTGCTCCACACGTGAATGACTATAAAGAAAATATTCTGCCTTGACAATTATAAAACGATATTCTATCTTTTCCGA contains:
- a CDS encoding sugar phosphate isomerase/epimerase family protein, whose translation is MQISLSTGTLFVFPLGKVMSIAREAGYDGVELIINQDFQKVSSRKLVRELAEILPILSIHAPFMPLDGWGSPIDSLKRSVELAAECGVPLVNFHPPSWLGGEIGFWRWMYKVMDFQEEIAQNTVIVTLENMPWVGTRFRVNPHILSSTEKMIDFIQERNLFMTFDCTHMGSGKANFINDFYLFYNTGRIRNVHFSDYGHGREHLLPGHGILPLTRFLNHLRNTGYAATLTVELSPEEFPRDERIIVDSLREILQYLRAETGAATP
- a CDS encoding putative nucleotidyltransferase substrate binding domain-containing protein, whose amino-acid sequence is MSVFSEVTDDHVLTRRGGGAFLARLQRNLNELLAHLPPGADVATLDVAAGELDAEIAFEKEFAADFSQRLATLDAAADPAVLAATMAGAREIVAAYFARRQAVLPLYRHGTMLVDRATTVALRLAGRWLAESGVGPPPPSWCWMTLGAAGRGEASLTGEYDALLIYAAEAGDDASSVVGFAGRAVKILEQAGFASRRGVTPTSQLWRADADEWWKRLRSAAGEGGDAFELLVRLADLRFMAGDPALAEQMVARVRTILADHQAEFFAMARRTAMMPGGFDFFGRLKVGRVGEQRGLFNLSAAGLEPLVANVRLLAVHHGVSATGTMARIQELLQRGKIDVELAGRLLETCHLFGRSVGNWQAGGCGGRGGDVLVNPEELSTVDERDLKSAVEAVGNLQKIIYSSIASQG
- a CDS encoding universal stress protein, with amino-acid sequence MLHLRKKILVAIDGSPLSDKAAEEAVRLAAGNPSQFRSKIYAMLVLPNAPRSTFTDFVPAPPITETAQWDELRERIFYVIEKDAKEAEIPLEIKVVYGDPAEELINFAAKEDIDVIVIGSTGKGFLKRQLLGSVSHKIAKNAPCSVYIIRG